In Onthophagus taurus isolate NC chromosome 6, IU_Otau_3.0, whole genome shotgun sequence, a genomic segment contains:
- the LOC111424777 gene encoding uncharacterized protein isoform X3 produces MWSRYDDDEDEALMFSPALMARRASESWIDTPPPPIENLTPTSLSRKKSMPDFQELPRSTEPMAREEVSMLGSARREEVRRQAEERERLRANPLLYLVSPQVKDWFSRQQLVIVVLFVNISLAIIFYKILT; encoded by the exons ATGTGGTCCCGCTACGACGACGATGAGGACGAAGCCCTCATGTTCTCGCCTGCACTGATGGCGAGGAGGGCATCCGAAAGCTGGATAGACACCCCACCACCTCCCATTGAG AACTTAACCCCAACATCCttatcaagaaaaaaatcgatgcCAGATTTTCAAGAATTACCCAGAAGCACAGAACCGATGGCCCGAGAAGAAGTCTCGATGTTAGGTTCGGCTCGGCGCGAAGAAGTTCGAAGACAAGCGGAAGAACGAGAACGACTTCGTGCGAATCCACTTTTATACCTCGTCAGTCCCCAAGTGAAG gaTTGGTTCTCGCGCCAACAGCTGGTGATTGTTGTCTTATTTGTGAATATCTCTCTGGCGATTATATTTTACAAGATTCTGACATAG